A window of Zingiber officinale cultivar Zhangliang chromosome 5A, Zo_v1.1, whole genome shotgun sequence contains these coding sequences:
- the LOC121980619 gene encoding uncharacterized protein LOC121980619, giving the protein MDGESQEFYLESPLSGDHSPQNQSLFPHSSPTGVRCLLCRRSFSLEAEVNDGFEAIHICRECKIMILDDNQTNLSMRDIRRLRRHSRDRFRSLESMEDSFSRRFSQLINLANRHDETQVGGSNTPATRRRGSYYAARSRSRRQQVVLSDNDSDVLDQSDSIFGESDSNLSFGGYGGDSDASVDRHSLFDRDLFLQLENGSSGSSDTDIDPMHAGLDQWNSDDQEDEERYWEEAIWEEHRSVYPHQQFQDATNISPNGDGRVARDDAWFHFRVGEAQARYGDNDFEESGFQPAYVGNPEDYVDARGFEELLEQLAAADNSRRGAPPAAASSVRDLPSVVISDDHERHGTQICAVCKDPLAVDTEAKQLPCNHLYHSFCIVPWLKLRNSCPVCRHELPTDDPEYEETKRNYNITARHEPQPPNTDAEIYYAFTELETEEAPDFNGTSTEPGRVEHPQELNQPRGEGNRIRWLFLAAAPIVSIVGIALAFWLKKPTGEVRIQHNTREQLPQRSQSTVTSPATRNRRWWYFF; this is encoded by the coding sequence ATGGATGGTGAATCCCAGGAATTCTACCTTGAGTCGCCATTGTCTGGAGACCATTCGCCCCAAAACCAAAGTTTATTTCCTCATTCGAGCCCAACAGGAGTACGATGCTTATTATGCCGAAGAAGTTTTTCTTTGGAAGCCGAAGTGAATGATGGTTTTGAAGCAATCCACATTTGTAGAGAGTGTAAAATCATGATCCTTGATGATAATCAGACAAATTTGAGCATGAGAGATATTCGTCGATTAAGGCGACACAGCAGAGACAGGTTTAGGAGCTTGGAGTCAATGGAGGATTCATTCTCTCGCAGATTTTCACAACTGATTAATTTGGCCAACCGTCATGATGAAACACAAGTTGGAGGCAGCAATACTCCTGCTACTCGGCGACGTGGAAGCTATTATGCAGCTCGAAGTAGGTCCAGGAGACAACAGGTTGTATTATCTGATAATGACAGTGATGTTCTTGATCAATCAGACTCCATATTTGGAGAATCTGACTCAAACTTAAGTTTTGGCGGTTATGGTGGAGACTCGGATGCCTCTGTGGATCGGCATAGTTTATTTGACAGAGATTTGTTTTTGCAACTCGAGAATGGAAGCTCCGGGTCAAGTGACACAGACATTGACCCAATGCATGCAGGACTAGATCAGTGGAACTCTGATGACCAAGAGGATGAAGAACGATATTGGGAAGAGGCTATTTGGGAAGAACACAGATCTGTCTACCCACACCAGCAATTCCAGGATGCTACTAACATCAGTCCCAATGGCGATGGCAGAGTAGCTCGAGATGATGCCTGGTTTCACTTCAGGGTAGGCGAAGCACAAGCACGGTATGGTGATAATGACTTTGAAGAATCAGGATTTCAACCAGCGTATGTGGGGAACCCGGAGGACTATGTCGATGCAAGAGGGTTTGAGGAACTACTCGAGCAGCTAGCGGCGGCTGACAACTCAAGAAGAGGTGCACCTCCTGCAGCAGCTTCCTCAGTGAGGGATCTTCCATCGGTAGTCATTTCGGACGACCACGAGAGGCATGGTACTCAGATCTGTGCGGTTTGCAAGGATCCATTGGCCGTTGATACAGAAGCAAAGCAGCTTCCCTGCAATCACCTGTACCATTCTTTCTGTATCGTGCCATGGTTAAAGTTGAGGAACTCGTGCCCAGTTTGCCGGCATGAACTTCCAACCGATGATCCAGAGTACGAAGAGACGAAAAGGAACTACAACATTACTGCAAGACATGAACCTCAGCCACCCAACACAGATGCAGAAATCTATTATGCATTTACTGAGCTGGAGACCGAGGAAGCTCCCGACTTCAATGGCACAAGCACTGAGCCAGGTAGAGTGGAGCACCCACAGGAGCTGAATCAACCAAGAGGCGAAGGTAACAGAATCCGATGGCTGTTTCTAGCTGCCGCTCCAATTGTTAGTATTGTTGGGATCGCTTTGGCTTTCTGGTTAAAAAAACCTACTGGTGAGGTGAGAATCCAGCACAATACTAGGGAACAGCTTCCTCAGAGGTCTCAGAGCACCGTCACATCTCCGGCCACCAGAAACAGGAGGTGGTGGTATTTCTTTTAA